Proteins found in one Sardina pilchardus chromosome 3, fSarPil1.1, whole genome shotgun sequence genomic segment:
- the LOC134077629 gene encoding integrin alpha-M-like yields the protein MFKVDSFEALDQISSTLEKSIIAIEGTQTIGDATTMEFAQNGFSAALVSRPNERFLVGVVGANEWRGGYQDIHLSSGEPSFTRVDQITANSYLGYSMAIARSRGEEHIVMGAPRYEHKGLVMVFSPGNTRPKMFTQSQIGAYFGAEVCVVDLDGDSNTDLILASAPMHTEGEREGKVFVYSISSQVVLCSRQWDTGF from the exons ATGTTTAAAGTGGACAGCTTTGAGGCACTGGACCAAATCAGCAGCACCCTGGAAAAAAGCATCATTGCCATAGAAG GAACCCAAACCATTGGTGATGCCACAACGATGGAATTTGCCCAGAATGGCTTCAGCGCAGCTCTTGTGTCTAGACCCAAT GAACGGTTTCTAGTGGGTGTGGTCGGGGCAAATGAATGGAGAGGAGGGTATCAGGACATCCATCTGTCCAGCGGGGAGCCCAGCTTTACCAGGGTGGATCAGATCACGGCTAACAGCTATCTGG GCTACTCCATGGCTATAGCCCGctcaagaggagaggagcacatAGTTATGGGGGCCCCCAGGTATGAACACAAGGGGCTAGTCATGGTCTTCTCTCCTGGAAACACGCGACCAAAGATGTTCACACAG tctcagatCGGTGCCTACTTtggagcagaggtgtgtgtggtggatttGGACGGAGACTCCAACACTGATCTGATTCTGGCATCTGCCCCCatgcacacagagggagagagagagggcaaagtgTTTGTCTACAGCATATCATCTCAGGTGGTACTATGTAGCAGGCAATGGGACACAGGATTTTGA
- the LOC134077630 gene encoding integrin alpha-M-like gives RYYGFQASVSDTGVSLLGLEGQRGRFGSSLASLADLNGDGIRDVAVGAPLEDNGQGSVYIFNGRRGGINPTYSQRIAGWSVRSGLRFFGLTVAQSALDQSGDGLPDIAVGSKGAVLLLRSRPIVLIVTNVTFEPSEVPKSIYDCTSHQQNKASVCFSMTKVTKDSLKGLQAKLNYTLSLDFVRQYSRAFFTAGGTDRRENKEVTLSLRRTCFEHSFFVLCSPVDVVNPVDVQVAFSFQGLPIPSADQLTPTLSISSPNTTDHQLSFEIDCGEDKKCIDQIHINFDFSGSTASTAPLPTSTLTTCLEEIEAWMKLNFLQLNIHTDHMSGGDTVEAWMKLNFLQLNSSKTEAILVGTQHQLRSSTITNITFSGQNISLSTSVTNLGVKMDPHLTFDTASNISTLTPSKPPDLLMHPPVYKHEHPPNPQNQALQHRSIIEVGIAQEMSVRVTVKNKGENSYGTRVSLSYPAGLSYRTFTKSQGRVECSSLDSTDGLTLGQTDCSINRPILQAGDKADFVVQYGIDESSHFVCVNYQYLSMTHVISSSDNNEHHPSSQRSKSLDIGVKYGFDVILKSFRTTNFIHFVAGDNHLQKPVIQELQVTNKIRGLNLTVVIHVPVRLQGKDIWTNVDSLQIQGCSRGRERNLNITDLKHFFKDNKEPDVNCSIAVCLEFRCDSYMKRDDQSHYRISGNVSSEWIEQTGLRAALFHLVSSATLEYNDSKYIFFSTDSSRQPPVSKMETLVEVYEEPDLLKAISGGVVGGLILVALMTTGLVKLGFFNSQYQYNLQEAHGGGEIAE, from the exons CGCTACTACGGCTTCCAAGCCAGTGTGTCTGACACTGGCGTGTCCCTGCTGGGGCTGGAGGGTCAGAGGGGGAGGTTCGGCTCGTCTCTGGCCAGCCTGGCTGACCTGAACGGGGACGGGATCAGGGACGTGGCCGTGGGAGCTCCTCTGGAGGATAACGGACAGGGCAGCGTGTACATCTTcaacgggaggagaggaggaatcaACCCCACCTActcacag AGGATTGCGGGTTGGTCGGTGCGGTCCGGTCTGCGGTTCTTTGGGCTGACCGTGGCCCAGTCTGCTTTGGACCAGAGTGGAGACGGACTGCCTGACATCGCAGTCGGGTCCAAAGGAGCGGTTCTGCTGCTCAg GTCAAGGCCCATTGTGCTTATAGTCACAAATGTTACATTTGAACCATCCGAAGTCCCCAAATCCATCTACGACTGTACGAGTCATCAACAGAACAAAGCCAGCGTATGTTTCAGCATGACTAAGGTCACTAAAGATAGCTTGAAAG GACTGCAGGCAAAACTCAACTACACGCTGAGCCTAGATTTTGTCCGTCAATATTCCCGTGCCTTCTTCACAGCTGGAGGGACAGACAGGAGGGAAAACAAAGAGGTCACGCTGTCTTTGAGAAGAACATGCTTTGAACACTCGTTCTTTGTACTG TGCTCCCCAGTGGATGTTGTGAATCCAGTGGATGTCCAGGTGGCCTTCTCCTTCCAGGGGCTTCCTATCCCGTCTGCAGACCAGCTGACCCCAACGCTGTCCATCAGCTCCCCCAACACCACAGACCACCAG TTAAGCTTTGAAATTGACTGTGGAGAGGACAAAAAGTGTATCGATCAAATCCATATCAACTTTGACTTCTCTGG ctctaccGCTTCTACTGCTCCCCTGCCaacatccacactgaccactTGTCTGGAGGAGATAGAGGCTTGGATGAAGCTCAACTTCCTTCAACTGaacatccacactgaccacatGTCTGGAGGAGATACAGTAGAGGCTTGGATGAAGCTCAACTTCCTTCAACTGAACAGTTCTAAAACAGAAGCCATCCTAGTTGGCACACAACATCAGCTCCGCTCTTCCACCATCACCAATATCACCTTCTCTGGCCAAAACATCTCCTTGTCAACATCTGTCACCAACTTGGGTGTTAAAATGGACCCACATCTCACCTTTGACACCGCATCAAACATCTCT ACATTAACACCCTCCAAACCCCCAGACCTCCTCATGCACCCTCCGGTCTACAAACATGAACACCCTCCAAACCCCCAGAACCAAGCTCTGCAGCACAG ATCCATCATCGAGGTGGGCATTGCACAAGAGATGAGTGTGAGGGTGACGGTGAAGAATAAAGGAGAGAACTCCTACGGCAcccgtgtgtctctctcctacCCTGCTGGCCTCTCCTACAGGACATTCACCAAGAGCCAG ggcAGGGTGGAGTGCTCCTCTCTAGACAGCACAGATGGACTCACCCTGGGACAGACTGACTGCAGCATCAACAGACCCATCTTGCAGGCTGGAGACAAG GCTGATTTTGTTGTTCAGTATGGAATTGATGAAAGCAGCCATTTTG TATGTGTCAACTATCAATATTTGTCCATGACACATGTAATCTCTTCCAGCGACAACAATGAACATCATCCCAGTAGCCAGCGGTCCAAAAGTCTGGACATTGGGGTCAAATACGGCTTTGATGTAATTCTGAAGAG CTTTAGAACCACCAACTTCATTCATTTCGTCGCAGGAGATAATCACTTGCAAAAACCAGTGATACAAGAATTACAG gTGACAAATAAAATCAGAGGGCTCAATCTGACTGTTGTAATTCATGTTCCAGTTAGACTCCAAGGCAAAGATATCTGGACCAATGTGGACAGTTTGCAA ATCCAGGGATGCTCTAGAGGGCGTGAGAGGAATCTAAACATCACAGACCTGAAGCATTTCTTCAAGGACAACAAGGAGCCTGATGTG AACTGCTCCATCGCCGTGTGTCTGGAGTTCAGGTGTGACTCCTACATGAAGAGAGACGACCAAAGCCACTACAGAATCTCAGGGAACGTGAGCTCGGAGTGGATCGAGCAG ACTGGGCTGCGTGCTGCTCTGTTCCACCTGGTCAGCTCGGCCACTCTGGAGTACAATGACAGCAAGTACATCTTCTTCTCCACAGACTCTTCCCGCCAGCCACCTGTCTCCAAG ATGGAGACTCTAGTGGAGGTGTACGAGGAACCAGACCTCCTGAAGGCCATCAGTGGAGGCGTGGTGGGAGGTCTCATCCTAGTGGCTCTCATGACTACCGGCCTCGTCAAG TTGGGCTTCTTCAATAGTCAATACCAATATAATCTACAGGAAgcacatggaggaggagagatagcaGAATAA